The DNA segment ACAAGTAGGAAATAACAACCAAAGTTATAGACCTCAGACTTTTGACAATACCAAAGACCCCTTagaggctgatgactggctaAGGGCCATTACCAAAAAGCTCAAGGTCATCAACTATGGGAGTCAAGAAATGGTGAATCTAGTAAACCATCAACTTACTGGATGAGCAGCAGAATAGTGGGAGAATTACTGTGAGGCATCAGTAGATGCCGATGCCATCACTTGGGAggaattttgtgaagagtttcAGAAGTACCATGTGCCAGAAGGGACTATGAAAATGAAGGCTGATGAATTCCGTAGCCTAAAGTAAGGATCAATGACAGTAAACTAGTACATCTGAAAGTTCATCCGTCTTTCCTGCTATGACCCGGTAGACGTGTCaacaaacaagaaaaagcatGATCGTTTCAAGAAAGGACTGCAGTGCAGCATGTATGTCCAGCTTGTGCATGTCATCTACTCTAACTTCAACACTTTGATGAATAGGACCATCCTTCTAGAAGAGGCACGTGCACCCATAAATGTagaaaggaagagaaagttCTCTAACCAAAGGCAGCATGGCAGTAGACCCCAAGGGAATAGCTAGAGCCACTGACAGAAATCTCAATACCGACAACAACAGATTATGCAATATCAGACTCTGGGATCCACATCCCGCACAATAACATCTGCTCCCCGTAATTCCAGTGCAGGGCAATCCCAGCAGAGAAGCACCCCAACGCCATCAGTTATGCAGAAAACATGATACATCTGTCATCAGCCAAGTCACtacatgaaggattgccccagTGCCAATAAGAACAATGCCCTAACTCGTTTAGCCTCCAGAGCCCCAGCAGTAGGAGCAGGACGATGAGGGAACCGGTCAGCTGGACAGTAATGAAACTATGGACAATGTCATGTGAACCATATTGACGAGCAAGAAGTGTAGAAAGCACCAGAAGTCATACTCGGTAAGTTCCTCGTCAATTCAACCCTTGCAACAatcttatttgattctggagcttcgcattcgtttatttcttcaaagtttgctgcACTTCATAAGTTTCCAATAGTTGTTATTAAGAATCATAAGCTAGTTCGATCCCCTGCAGAGAATATCTTGTGTTGTTTAGGATGCCCTCGGTTAAACTCCATTTAAGTGGGGTACAGTTTCTAGCAAATCTAGTTATTCTAAATTCAAAAGCAATAGATGTTATCCTGGagatggattggttaaccaagcacGAAGGCAATATAGCTTGTGCTAGTAGAAGAGTTACCTTGGTCAATCACAAAGGAATCAAAATAGAGTTTGAGCCTAAAGGACCCAAGTCTGACACAATGGCATCCAACTTATCTATCCAGTCAATAGAGGATGTGAAAGTGATATGTGAGTACCGGATGTATTTTCAGAGAAGTTACCTGGTATGCTGTCGGACCGTGACATAGAGTTTgttattgatctcttacccGGAATAGCCTCGATTACCAAGTGACCTTATAGGATGGCAGTCAATGAACTGAAATTATTGAAGGAGCAAATTAGAGAATTAAAAGCAAGTGGTTTCATCAGACCTAGTTCTTCATCATGGGGATCACCAGTTCTATTTGTAGAGAAGAAAGATAGGAGTCAAatgatgtgtgttgattactactccttgaatgagatgaccatcaagaataagtacccaTTACCCATAATTGGTGATCTATTCGATTAGTTAAGAGGAGCCAAGTACTTTTCTAAGATAGATTTGAGGTCTGGATACTACCAATTGAAGATTAGGAAAAATGACATTTAGAAGATCGTCTTTAAAACAaggtatggattatatgagttcaCAGTCATGTCATTTTGATTGATAAATGCCCCATCATACTTTatgaatctgatgaacaagatgttcatgatgttcatggaggaactagACCAATCTGTGATAGTGTTTATTAATGATATTCTTATCTACTTAAGGAGTGCCGTAGAGCACGAAGAACATCTGAGAgtggttatggaaaggctaagagcacACCAGCTCTATGCCAAATtcaacaagtgtgagttttggcttcaagaagtggTATTTCTTGGACATATTCTAACAAATGAAGGTGTGTCAGTGGACCCTTCAAAAGTTGAAGCAGTGGTTGATTGGATTCAGCCAATCAATATCACGGAAATCAGAAGCTTCCTTGGACTGGCAAGATATTACCGCAAGTTTATTTAAGGATTTTCAAAATTGGCTAAGCCAATGACTAAGCTTCTCCAAAAAGATATCAAGTTTGAATGGGATGAAGCCCGTGAGAAAagtttccaagaactcaagaagagactGACTCCCGCCCCAGTGTTAAAGTTGCCAGATATCCAGAAAGACTTCGTGATCTATTATGACACCTCACGTCAAGGTTTAGGTTGTGTATTGATGAAAGAAGGCAAGGTTGTAGCTTATGCATCCAGACAACTGAAGCTGCATGAAGAAAATTACCCAACCCATGATCTGGAGTTGGCAGCAGTTGtacatgcacttaagatatggagacactacctTCTTGAAAATAAGTGCAAGATTTATACTGATCAGAAGAgcctgaagtatattttcactcagtcaGAGTTAAATCTGTGGCAAAGATGGttagagttgataaaggattacaatCTAAGTATCCAATATTGCCCAGGCAAAACTAATGTTgtggctgatgccttgagcaaaAAAGTTTACTGCAGTAGTCTTCAGGTACCAAAGTTAAGACCATAACTTCTCTAAAAAATGTAACAATTGAATCTGCACATAACACAAGGGCAAGTTCATACACTAGTGTTACATCCAACACTGGAGGATAAAATTCGTGAAGCCCAGTcagaagatgaggagattctAGAAGTCAAGAAAAATCTTGGATTAGACATGGAATCAGGGTTCAAAATAGATTTCCAAGGAACTATGTGGTACAAGGATCAGTTATGCGTGCGAGATCAGGAAAATTTTAGGGAGTTAATTCTGGAGTAAGCCCACAACTCCCCCTACTCCATTCATCAtggatgtaccaagatgttcacGGACCTGAGGACCAAATACTAGTGGACCAGAATGAAAGTTGATATAGCAGGGTTTGTCGCTCGATGTGACATATGTCAAAGGATCAAAGTAGATCATCAAAGGCTAGCAGGATTGCTGCAGTCATTACAGATCCCAACATGTAAGtgggatgaaattggtatggatttcatagtcggGTCACCGAGAACTCAGAAGGGTAACGACTCCATTAGCCCACTTCATACTGGTTAAAATAACCTATAGAGAGGACAAATTGGTAGActtgtatattgacaatatttTGAGGCTGCACGGAATCCAAGCAGAATCGTCGCTGACAGAGGACCCCAGTTCACATCAAGATTTTGGAAAAGTCTACATACCGCATTAGGAACTACACTGGATTTTAGTTCTGCTCACCACCCACAGGCTGATGGTCAAACGAAAAGAGTAAACCAGATCTTAGAAGATCTTCTGAGAGCTTATGTGATAACCTATGGAAAAGACTGTGAGAAAAGTCTATCATTTAcggagttctcatacaacaatggCTTCCAAGCTAGTTTGAAGATGTAACCTTTTGAGACATTATATGGAagggaaatgtagaacacctctACTATAGTTAGAAGTAGGAGAGCGAATACTCTTTGGACCTGCATTAATAAAAGACGCAGAAGAAAGAGTTGCtaagataagagaaaatctgAGAGCAGCTCATAGCAGACAGAAATGTTATGCAGATAACTGGAAGAGAGACTTGACATTCAAAGTTGGAGACTACGTCTACCTCAAAGTATCCTCAATAAGAGGCACCCGAAGATTTAAAGTTTATGGAAAGCTAGCACCTAGATATGTGGGACCTTACGAGATACTCGATAAGATTGGAATAGTGGTGTACAAGTTCGCACTTTCAGAAAAAATGTCCGATGTGCATAATGTGTTTTATTTGTCATAATTAAAGAAATGCCTGAGAGTTCTATAGGAACATATTCCCTGAAAATCATAGATCTACAGCAAGATCTTAAGTATGAGGGGAGACCTATTCGGATCTTAGATGTGGTAACATGTCAGACCGGAAGAACAACAGTCAGGTTCTACCGAGTATAGTGGAATAATCACACTGAAGCAGAAGCTATATAGGAATGCGAAGAGGATTCGAAgtttggttggtgggattaGAGTGATAGGATAAGTCGGTTTTCTGTCTGGTTGGATAGATTGGATGAGCTGAATTAGTTATAATGGTCTTAAAGGtgaatttggatgaatttgtgcatgtttaaatttgtttgaatttaaattgaattaaaaagagaatatcacatgaaatactaaaaatgtatataaatagagcttTACAGAGGACTCACTTTTTCATAAAATAATCtaggtttgaaaatatttttataaattagtacatcacgtgagaagaatattagtgattttttctagatttttataaatttattcgaggaattaaaaattgctagaagttataaaagtagatttttttagagttttaattaaatattggcacaagatttttagattaaactaattaaaatgggctgatgtgagctctagtttataaaaaatatttaaaatttttaaaccACTCTTCTACTTTTAGATAAAATTaagagttaaatgaaaaaaacaCGAGCCAGGAACGCGAGCGGAGGAACGCAGATAGCTTCATCCGGATCTTTTTGCAAGATAAGCTTGTTGAGGATACAAAGGAATATTCCGTTTGCTTTGAGGGTCGTGTCCTACGAATCAAACTAACATGTACGATCAAAAACTTGGATGGGGCAATCCTATCTAACCTTGATACGGTAAACCAAACGCCACCACCGAGAACGGGCTCGTAGCCCGGTGAAAGCTTGCTCCGGTGGAGCGCTCTCCGTCCGAGTTCGATCCCTGGGATCGGACTCGGGTGTCTCACCGGGATTTATTCCAAAAATAAATTTGCAGGTATCCTCAGGTGTCTATGGACCACAAGGGGAGGCGACGCGCCCGTCGCTAGTGGAGCTGGAATCTTCGTGAATCTCTGTTAGACGTGGGTTGGTATAGGTTCTAGTTCTAGCGTGCGCTCTAGGGGTGTGTTGGTGTGTGTAGTGTGCGTTGTGTTCGGGCGTTCGTTCAGATACTACAACTTGTCCCCTAGATCtgaggaataaaaaaaaaacgcCACCACCTTATATCATGGCCAACAATTTTTTTGGATGAAAATTTTGTTACGAAgaaatttttttctttagtATTTTAACGATTGTCCTTCACAGTTCTCGTTACGGTTCCTGTTACGAAGAGATTCCTAAGATCATTCTCTTCAGaatgggattctctctcctttctttcaCGATCCCTAGAAaagaagctgttagagatgtgagaaaataaaaggaatgagaacgagaaaaaaatttagaaagtaaataaaatgaagggaatatgattgAAGATTATCTTAGAGTCTTGGAAAGGATGGAAGCTGTAGCTTAGGCCATCTTCAacagaaattttaaaaattcatttcctataacactattatagcatcccctaacactattacaatatcctctatttttttcatctccaacagttatcCTATAACTTACCTTccatttctctccctctctctctaggCCCACAGTCATCCACGTGCTACAGTGATACATAATCTTTTTCTTCTCGCAAATTTGCCGGCGTCGGCATCCTTCGGTATTGCTGTAGCATGCGATACAGCTTCTGTTGGAGAGTCCTTCCATTAACTCCGATCGGCAAAATGTCAGAAAACATGTTGCTACAGTGTTTTACAAGATGGAAACCGTCTCGTTGAAGATGACCTTACTAGCCCTTGCTGTCACAGGATTCTACGTCGGTTAACTGAAGAAGCACCTTGGGCCAACAGTGCCTAGCCCTAAATTTCCACTCATTGACAtcaaaggtaacaacaaggtggcACCCGCATCTATCCTGGAGAGAAGGGTAATTTACCGAAACAACTCATTGACATCAAAGGTAATAACATGGTGGCACCTGCATCTATCCTGGAGAGAAGGGTAATTTACCGAAACAACGAGCATGTGGTGCAGTGGTTAATCCATTGGATGAATTAATTTACTAGAAAGTGAAGTTATATGGGAGGATGATGAATTCATCTAGCCTGTCTTTCCTAGCTTCCGTCCTTGATGACAAAGATGTTAAGGAGGGGGCAGTGTAAGAAACACAGCTCATTCAGAAAAATTCAGTTAAGTTCAGTAACCAGAGTGCAAAAGTCAGTCATCACTCGTCGGGTATCTAGTGTCGACTCCCTTCTAAAGTAGAGGCCAGTCCAGGAACGTCAGATCATCATTTAATGGCTCTACTTGATTTTTCCGTTTAGAGCCTAATGTCATTTTCTGTTTAATTTCAGACTAAGCACAATATTTACTTTCGTTATGTTTAGTCATGTATCGCCTTTATCTATAAAAGCTTATGAACCTTGGTTCTAGAGTAAAGCAGTAGTAGTAGATGTAGTTGTTTTTTAACTCTCTAAGTCTAATATTCTAAGAAGCTCTTTAGATCTTATATTTATAATAGATCTgaaaattttataataaaataaaataatttaaatatttattttttattaaaataaaaacaaatgatTTAATCAAATACTTTGGGtctatttacaattttttatctaaatttctTAGACCTAGGTATGATCTATAAAAAATCCAGGATGTAGATTCCTGCCAAACAAAATCTAAATTGTGACACTAAATTGCTGCCAAACAAAATCTAAATTGTGACACTAAATTGCTACCAAATTAGTATGCTTTGTTGTTCAGTATCTCTGGATCGTGACACTGCCCCGCACGGACACCGGCGTCTCCGcatcctccctctcctccccacCCACCCCACCCCAAGTCCCCAACCAACCCCCCTTGCCACACCCACCCTTCTGCAACGGCAGTTCATTAGAAATTCATGGCCAAGTTCTCTTTCGACGACGCCGAGGAGGACCCTCCCGCCGCTGCTTCCGGAGGCGACAAGAGAAAGCGCGAAGACGGCCCTCCCGGCGGAGCCCCCCCGAAGGCCCGGAATTTGGCGGTCGGGGGCGGCGAGCCAGATGGAAGCGCAACAGTAGGGGAGGAGAGGGCCGAGGGGAGCGGCCGGAAGGTGGTGGAGACCGGCGGTGGGGAGGCTGATGAGGGCATCAGCGTGCGGATCGACCCGGACGTGCTCGACTGCTCCATCTGCTTCGAGCCTCTCCGACCGCCCCTCTACCAGGTAACTCCCCTTCGATTAGACTAAGGGATAAATTCCTTGTTGGTGTAGTGCCATGTGGTTGTGTCTTGGTTTGAATGGATGCGTTAGTGGTTATATTTTTCCTTCAGTTTGTGGACCTAATTGATAGAGATAATTCTCGAGATTCCATATCTTTGGCGAGATGAGAGACCTGAATGCGGAATGCATTACATTTTGCTGGCAGGCTTCGGATAAGTCAGAAATTTTAAGTTCAAATATTTCTTGTGAAATGTGCTACAAGGGCATTGAAGTAGAAGAAGATTTACATTTTCTGGTGCACCACACATGCAGGAGTGTTTTTACGTAGCCATCCTCTTTGACCTCTTCCCAATAGATTATCATTGTTAGAACTGTATTCTTATTCACAAGCCAAAGAAATATCTTATTCTTCAAGGGGATCTTTAATTTCTGAAGTTTCTTAAATAAAGGATTTGATGTCCTTGTTGTAGcttcttattaaaaaaaatagactgTACAATGACGTTATGAAGTATGTTTTGATGCATGCGTATCCTAATCTAGAGTTAGTGATATTGCTGTAATAGCATAATATGGTGGTCATCCAAGTTTCTACGAAAAAAAGATCTGTTGTTGCTCACAAAGCTCTTGATTAATTGTATTGCAACTTATTTTACCATTTACGGTACATAAAATCGTCCTTGAAATGAATTCTGGTAAGCTTCAATGGCCCTTAGTCATCAAGCTCCCGGTTCGATGGGGTCGAGGGACGGGATTGAGGAGCGCGAGATGCCACATATGGTATATACCTCTTATGGAATGCTAATTTGAGATTTGGAACccgagcccaataaattttgGTCCGTGACCCATGATGAGTACTTGATTGTGTGTATTTATACTAGGTATAATACATATGTATTCTGTAAATTGGACCTACTTCGTTTCCTACCCCAATTCAGGCCACCAATGCAGCCGAGCACTCTTCCCTTGCCCAACAAGTGCAAGTCCCAATATTGTGTAACCTCTAACAACTCAAAAGACCAGCTTAGATCGGCTTCTTCTCCTCTAGTCCTATGCTCCTGTTCCCTTCTTAACCCTAGCGTAGCAGCTCCAATCTCTAGAGGCGGCTCCCAAGCCACGAGCATGGAGCGGCGAGTGGTGTACGTTGTCCGTGCCAGATTTGGGCATCGTGTGGTGCAAAGCAGGACCAGGACTAGCACGAGCTAGGCGCCAAAAGGCCGGTGACGTCCTAGTGCTAGGGCGTGGCCCAATCATCGATTGGGATGGCAACCCTGGTCGACCCCGTCGTGCAAACCGGAATGAGGAACTAGGAACGAAGGTCACGATATCGTTTCGCGATCCGGGTGACTAAGCAGTGTCCTATTTTGAGTTATGCCATTAATAAAACCATACATCGGTTGCATATATGTTTTGAGCGAGTCAGGTTTTGACTTTGCATTAATAATACCATCTTTAAGCTATGTTTGTGAACAAACAAGTATCTATCGAACAACTAACCATACAATCTAATACTCTctccagtcacaaataagtgtcgttttggaCATCGATGTGGTTCCCAAAAcacaactttgactactacttttttgttataatatatttataaaacatagcAATTTGTAACCAAAGTTTAGAACGGTTGACTGCATGTAACctaaaacgacacttatttgtgactggagggagtacaaTGGTAGATAAGACATTATGGAAAGTATGTTCATGTCACGGCCGTGTGGCAACCGTATAGGATAAGTGTGAGAAGTTGCCAACCTATCatgttatgaacatgttttagtcccgatggagaagttaaacgacGATGATgtccctcaaaagaaaagagaagaggcatgtagttactcaataggttttaatttgctttatttccgaatttgagtttaggaatgccgttctatcaagagggacgcgtattgatagttttgatggtgtctcaatgctcatgATACCTTATAGAACCAAATATTAAGAGACATAATAATCCACGGACACCGAGAAAGTTCTGGCTTGTCTGAACCCGAAGTCTCTGGGttagaccggatactctggattctgGACAGCAGCTCAGAGTCTCCGGGTAGAGCTCCGAGCCGAGCTCTTGGGATAGGTATATTGTTTTAACCCGGAGTTtccgggttggcccggatactcgtgaccggagtctctggactTCTCTTTGGTGGAGTCTCGGTTTGCACCTAAATgtttaacccggagtctccgggttgatccggatactccgggttctgtgTTCaaccggaacctccgggtaggGTTCAGGATAGGCTTGTGACTGTGTGTTGCGTGCCAACCCGAAGTCTCTgcgttggcccggatactcctgGTCAGTTTAAAAAgtacagtaacggctagtttttgaggggaagggtataaataccctctcACCCCATCCTTCATTTGGTGCTGAACAACTTATGGACAAACTCATTTATAGCCAtccaatagccctcctaactcctctaaagtcttaaatctttgaagatttggagagtaGGGTTGAGAGAGTGAGATTAAAgagctagtgagcttaaatccaatcttgagcacttgagttcatcgccaaGCCGTTGATCcgcattctttactcttggagccttgAGCTCTTAGACGGTTAGACGTTGCCtagagagcacccaagcttgtggagtgtccCGAAAAGTTTGTATTGCCCCAATGATTTGAGTAAgcaaccctaatttaatcttagtggtcgcttgggtgaggaaaaggttaaaagagactcggctctttgtgagttcctcaacggagacgtaggcacttctttgtgaagtggccgaacttcgggatacaaattcttgtctcctttactttttgcacactttcttgttctagttgattttgggcgatttgcctcgatctacttgcttgtGAGTGTTTTGTTGCAGGTTGTTGATCAATAGGTCTTTAGACATATATTAGAACTTGTGGTAATTCATAGACTAAATTAGGTTTGCTTAAAAGTTCTTAGTTTTTTGATTTCCTTGATTTCCTGAtcaggccggagtatccgggttcactcggagtatccgggtctgtataactcggagtatccggacgtTTTAATCCGCTGCgaagtttttaaatttcaggaatcgCCTATTTACCCCCTTTTAGGCGACATCtcgtacattcaattggtatcaaagcctaacCTCCTTCAAGGCTTCACCGTTTagaggatttgaagatgtcgGCATCTGGGGAAAAGAGCTCGAAGAGTCCGAAGGATGACAATTCGACATTGGGCAACGGTAAAGGAAAAGGAGTAGCAATTgagttcaattatgataaattgaatgcatctaattcttatatatctaTGCCATCCGGGTATGCATCGTATTTTGATGGTACatattatgccgcttggaggtaTAAAATTAAATTGCATTTAATTTCTCTTGATCCAaatatttggaagattgtttgaaTGACcggatgatggtgctagtgaacaaaattagagagcttggaagtgaagagcttGATGATCATAAGGTGGTGAGAAGATCGTTTATAGCTTTTGCACCAAGGAACCCTAACTTGGTCACACTCAGCCGAGAGAGAagggattacaagaggctcacaccaagtgatgtactTGGGAGGATTCTTGCTCAAGAgcttatggaggaggaagcaaatgaaataaaaaatcttgttaagcaaagctccacctctaagaacaaagaagtagcattcaaggcaagcaagagcaagcaagttgcagaatcaagctcaagtgaagagaaaagctcggatgatgaagagatagcCTTCTTTGttagaaaatttaaaaaattcatgaagaagggtggctatagcaagtatAAGAGAGACATGTTCAGGAGAAGAACATCCATGagagcttgctatgagtgtgataaagttggtcacttcatcgtcgattgtccaaacaagaagaagagtaagaacaaatatgagaagaagaacaagacttTCAAAAAGGGCAAGTACAACACCCGCAAGAAGTACTCAGGTCAAGCTCACATCGGTGAGGAGTGGGATTCCGACTACGACTccgactctgatgatgaaggagtcgtcACCATCGTCATTCGCTCTTCTACACcaacaaagtcactttttggtgatatgagcgacgacgacgacactcccaagtgtctcatggtAAAAGAGCGCAAGGTAAAATCGCAATCTAAGCTTCTAGGtagtgatagtgattgtgaAAGCATGCTTAAAGGTTTTAGTAAAAATACCATGTCTAAAATAACAGAACTAATgaaaacaatagagagtcaagatGAGATCCTTGAGAAGCAAGATgacttgctcatccttaaaaaagagagaaactttgaactcgaggagcttcTTGCTAAAGAAGAGGGAAAAAGTTGAAGATATGACCAAGCAACTAAGCTTGGCCAATAAATCCTTTGCTAGTTTTGAGAGTAGGAATGTTACATTTCAAAAGAATTTCAAATGTTTGGATGAATCTCAtaaactcttgaagtgcaatttgatgctcTTAAGAATTGCACTCCCACCCCTAATGATGCAACCTTACTCTTTAGTGCTTCCACTAGTAATAGTTGCTCTTGttgttacaatattgatataaatgtttGTGCTACTAATAttcaatctttgcaagcattgtaaaaagaaaatgagaggctaaacgccttggttaagtatgggtgcattaagacatacaaatccaaagatacactatacaagaccattgagaccAAGGATAATAgccaaaagagaggtcttggatttgataTGTATACAAGTAAGCCAAGTGAGCGTGTGGTGATCAATGATAAGGAGCGCGTCAAGTTCATCAAAGGAGACAAACAAAATGGTCTCACTACACAAGCCAAACAATCCAAATGCCATGCACCTCAATCCACATTTTATGCATCTTATATGCTCAAGAAGAACCAttgtggtaaagtggttgctctatatgttggtggcCGTAGAAAAGGTAGAGTGGTGAAAAGGAATGTGTGAGTACtgaaagtgcttgtgactaacatgaaaggacccaaacaaatttaaGTATCTAAAACAAGGGGTTAaaattgttttgtaggcatactcttccggtggatcaagttggatGCTAAATAGTGggtgcacaaatcatatgactggAGAGAAGAAGATGTTCTCATCAGCTATTttcaatgatcattctatctcaaatgtcttgttagtaaaatctcttagttataatttgttatccgtatcacaactttgtgagATAGGTtacaattatctttttactaataAGGGTGTGGCCGTCTCTAGAAGGAATGATgtctcaatagctttcaccggtaagttgaacggtaaactttatcttgttgatttttcaacggatgaagtgagacCTAAAATtacttgattgctaagtctagcatagTTGGCTACCTTTTTTGCATCCATCGAAATGCCTACTAGGGAAACAATATGCCTCAGATACGCCATTGAGTCTTCGCCGAAGGAGCACTTGCTTCGTATAAGAAAACAACGGTGCTGTCGTAGAGTTTGGAGCACGGTGCGCACAAGTATGTCATCGAAGAATACGAGGACAAACAAGTGCAAAAACAGCTTGAGGATGTCGTTCAGCACTTAAAATGTTGCTGGTGCATTCGTGAGCCCGAATTGACATCATAAGGAACTCGAAGAGCCCTTGATGCGTTCGGAATGCAGTCTTCTCGATGTCGTCTGGATGCATCAAAACTTGGTGGTAGCTCGAATGTAGGTCGAGTTTTGTGAAGAATTGGGCGTCGCGTAATTCATCGAGTAGCTCATCGACGATCGGAATCGGGAACTTGTCTTCGATGGTGCAGGCGTTGAGGGCGTGGTAGTTGATGCAGAAATGCCACATACCATCACGCTTCTTGATGAGGATCACCAGCGACGAGAATGCAGACGAACTACGACGTATTGTACCCTGCCGAAGCATCTCAGTGCATTGCTTCTCCAATTCATCCTTTTGGAGCTGCAAATAGCGGTAGAGGCGGATTGTGGACTGAGATGCTTCGGCAGGGTACAATACGTCGTAGTTCGTCTGCATTCTCGTTGCT comes from the Phragmites australis chromosome 22, lpPhrAust1.1, whole genome shotgun sequence genome and includes:
- the LOC133904821 gene encoding uncharacterized protein LOC133904821, with amino-acid sequence MMVLVNKIRELGSEELDDHKVVRRSFIAFAPRNPNLVTLSRERRDYKRLTPSDVLGRILAQELMEEEANEIKNLVKQSSTSKNKEVAFKASKSKQVAESSSSEEKSSDDEEIAFFVRKFKKFMKKGGYSKYKRDMFRRRTSMRACYECDKVGHFIVDCPNKKKSKNKYEKKNKTFKKGKYNTRKKYSGQAHIGEEWDSDYDSDSDDEGVVTIVIRSSTPTKSLFGDMSDDDDTPKCLMVKERKVAI